A section of the Mycobacterium sp. 3519A genome encodes:
- a CDS encoding family 1 encapsulin nanocompartment shell protein, whose protein sequence is MNNLYRELAPITDAAWQQIEEEAARTFKRHIAGRRVVDVSEPGGPVTAGISTGHLLDVTSPGDGVVAHLREAKPLVRLRVPFTVSRIAIDDVERGSQDSDWDPVKDAAKKLAFVEDRAIFEGYQAASIDGIRACSSNTALALPQDAREIPDVIAQALSELRLAGVDGPYSVLLSADVYTKVSETTEHGYPIREHLNRLVDGDIIWAPAIDGAFVLSTRGGDFDLQLGTDVSIGYSSHTADNVELYLEETLTFLCYTAEASVALTP, encoded by the coding sequence ATGAACAACCTGTATCGCGAGCTGGCTCCGATCACCGATGCCGCTTGGCAGCAGATCGAAGAAGAGGCCGCGCGAACGTTCAAGCGGCACATCGCCGGACGGCGCGTCGTCGACGTGAGTGAGCCGGGTGGCCCGGTGACCGCGGGCATCAGCACGGGACATCTGCTCGACGTCACGTCACCGGGCGACGGTGTGGTGGCTCACCTGCGTGAGGCTAAACCGCTGGTGCGGCTGCGGGTTCCATTCACGGTGTCGCGCATCGCGATCGACGACGTCGAGCGGGGGTCGCAGGACTCGGACTGGGATCCGGTCAAAGACGCCGCCAAGAAGTTGGCGTTCGTCGAGGACCGGGCGATCTTCGAGGGATATCAGGCGGCGTCCATCGACGGAATCCGCGCATGCAGTTCGAATACGGCGCTGGCGCTGCCGCAGGACGCCCGCGAGATTCCTGACGTGATCGCCCAAGCGTTGTCGGAGCTGCGTCTGGCAGGCGTCGACGGGCCGTATTCGGTGCTGCTGTCGGCCGACGTGTACACGAAGGTCAGTGAGACCACCGAGCACGGGTATCCGATCCGCGAGCACCTCAACCGGCTCGTCGACGGCGACATCATCTGGGCGCCCGCGATCGACGGCGCGTTCGTGTTGTCGACGCGCGGCGGCGATTTCGATCTGCAGCTGGGCACCGACGTGTCGATCGGCTACTCCTCGCATACCGCCGACAACGTCGAGCTGTACCTCGAGGAGACACTGACGTTCCTCTGCTACACCGCGGAGGCCTCGGTCGCGCTGACGCCGTAG
- the purL gene encoding phosphoribosylformylglycinamidine synthase subunit PurL gives MTSELTNALDTVDHATATPEQPQPFRELGLKDDEYQRIREILGRRPTDAELAMYSVMWSEHCSYKSSKVHLRYFGETTTEKMREAMLAGIGENAGVVDIGDGWAATFKVESHNHPSYIEPYQGAATGVGGIVRDIMAMGARPVAVMDQLRFGAADAPDTRRVVDGVVRGIGGYGNSLGLPNIGGETVFDASYAGNPLVNALCVGVLRKEDLHLAFASGTGNKIILFGARTGLDGIGGVSVLASETFGGDEGGASGRKKLPSVQVGDPFMEKVLIECCLELYAADLVVGIQDLGGAGLSCATSELASAGDGGMKIELDAVPLRAANMTPAEILSSESQERMCAVVTPENVDKFMAVCRKWEVLATVIGEVTDGDRLEITWNGETVVDVPPRTVAHEGPVYERPVQRPDTQDALNADTSAHLPRPKTGEELKATLLALLGSPHLCSRAFITEQYDRYVRGNTVLAEHADGGVLRVDETTGRGIAVSTDASGRYTQLDPYTGAQLALAEAYRNVAATGANPVAVTNCLNFGSPEDPAVMWQFSQAVRGLADGCAALGIPVTGGNVSFYNQTGTTPILPTPVVGVLGVIDDVKRRIPTGLGTEPGETLLLLGDTRDEFDGSIWAQVTADHLGGLPPKVDLAREKLLAEVLAAASRDGLVSAAHDLSEGGLMQAVVEAALAGETGCRIVVPENADPFVTLFSESAGRVLVAVPRTEESRLRAMCEARGLPATRIGVVDEGSDSIEVQGLFTVSLEDLRSTSEGVLPGLFG, from the coding sequence GTGACGTCGGAGCTCACCAACGCCCTTGACACTGTCGACCACGCCACCGCCACTCCCGAGCAACCGCAGCCGTTCCGCGAACTCGGCCTGAAGGACGACGAGTACCAGCGGATACGCGAGATCCTCGGTCGCAGGCCCACCGACGCCGAGCTGGCGATGTACTCGGTGATGTGGAGCGAGCACTGCTCGTACAAGTCGTCGAAGGTGCATCTGCGCTACTTCGGTGAGACCACCACGGAGAAGATGCGTGAGGCGATGCTCGCCGGCATCGGCGAGAACGCCGGCGTCGTCGACATCGGCGACGGCTGGGCGGCCACGTTCAAGGTGGAGTCGCACAACCATCCCTCCTACATCGAGCCGTATCAGGGCGCGGCCACCGGTGTGGGCGGCATCGTCCGCGACATCATGGCGATGGGCGCACGACCGGTGGCGGTGATGGACCAGTTGCGGTTCGGCGCCGCCGACGCGCCCGACACCCGCCGGGTGGTCGACGGGGTGGTGCGCGGCATCGGCGGCTACGGAAACTCGCTGGGACTGCCCAATATCGGCGGCGAGACGGTGTTCGACGCGTCCTATGCCGGCAACCCGTTGGTGAATGCGCTGTGCGTCGGCGTGCTGCGCAAGGAGGACCTGCACCTGGCGTTCGCGTCCGGCACCGGCAACAAGATCATCCTGTTCGGTGCGCGCACCGGCCTCGACGGCATCGGCGGCGTTTCGGTGCTGGCATCCGAGACCTTCGGCGGCGACGAGGGGGGCGCATCGGGTCGCAAGAAGCTGCCCAGCGTGCAGGTCGGCGATCCGTTCATGGAGAAGGTGCTCATCGAGTGCTGCCTCGAGCTGTATGCCGCCGATCTGGTCGTCGGCATCCAGGACCTCGGCGGCGCCGGATTATCCTGTGCCACATCCGAACTCGCGTCGGCTGGCGACGGTGGAATGAAAATAGAGCTCGACGCCGTGCCGCTGCGCGCCGCCAACATGACGCCCGCCGAAATCCTGTCCAGCGAGTCGCAGGAACGGATGTGCGCGGTCGTCACCCCTGAGAACGTGGACAAGTTCATGGCCGTGTGCCGCAAGTGGGAGGTGCTGGCCACCGTCATCGGTGAGGTCACCGACGGCGACCGACTGGAGATCACCTGGAACGGCGAGACGGTGGTCGACGTACCGCCGCGCACGGTCGCCCACGAGGGCCCGGTGTACGAGCGGCCCGTGCAGCGTCCGGACACCCAGGACGCGCTCAACGCAGACACCTCGGCCCATCTGCCGCGGCCGAAGACCGGAGAGGAACTGAAGGCCACTCTGCTTGCGCTGCTTGGTAGTCCGCACCTGTGCAGTCGGGCGTTCATCACCGAGCAGTACGACCGCTACGTGCGTGGCAACACCGTGCTCGCCGAGCACGCCGACGGCGGCGTGCTGCGCGTCGACGAGACCACCGGCCGCGGCATCGCGGTGTCCACCGACGCGTCGGGCCGCTACACCCAACTCGACCCGTACACCGGTGCGCAACTCGCGCTGGCCGAGGCGTATCGCAACGTCGCGGCTACCGGTGCCAATCCGGTCGCGGTGACCAACTGCCTCAACTTCGGTTCACCGGAAGACCCGGCGGTGATGTGGCAGTTCAGCCAGGCCGTCCGCGGGTTGGCGGATGGGTGTGCAGCACTTGGCATTCCGGTCACGGGCGGCAACGTCAGCTTCTACAACCAGACCGGAACCACGCCGATCCTGCCGACGCCGGTGGTCGGGGTGCTCGGTGTGATCGACGACGTCAAGCGGCGCATCCCGACGGGGCTGGGCACCGAGCCCGGTGAGACCCTGCTCCTGCTCGGCGACACCCGCGACGAATTCGACGGCTCGATCTGGGCCCAGGTCACCGCCGACCATCTCGGCGGGCTGCCGCCGAAGGTCGACCTTGCCCGCGAGAAGCTGCTGGCCGAGGTGCTCGCCGCGGCGTCGCGCGACGGGCTGGTGTCCGCGGCGCACGACCTGTCCGAAGGCGGGCTGATGCAGGCCGTCGTAGAGGCGGCTCTGGCAGGCGAAACCGGTTGCCGCATCGTGGTTCCGGAGAACGCGGATCCGTTTGTCACGTTGTTCAGCGAGTCCGCGGGCCGGGTGCTCGTCGCGGTGCCGCGCACCGAGGAGAGCCGATTGCGCGCGATGTGCGAGGCACGCGGGCTGCCCGCGACGCGGATCGGCGTCGTCGACGAAGGCAGCGATTCGATCGAAGTACAGGGCTTGTTCACGGTTTCGTTGGAGGACCTGCGCAGCACGTCGGAGGGCGTGCTTCCCGGGTTGTTCGGGTGA
- a CDS encoding M18 family aminopeptidase has product MSASAKGLCEFIDASPSPFHVCATAAQRLTDAGFTELSEADAWPASGRFFTVRAGSLVAWIAGDEATTPFRIVGAHTDSPNLRVKQHPDRFVAGWQIVALQPYGGAWLNSWLDRDLGISGRLSIRVGNTVDHWPVRIDEPILRVPQLAIHLAEDRKSVSLDPQRHVNAVWGVGTGSGSFLRYVAEHAGVPEADVLGYDLMTHDLNPSRLVGANQELVSAPRLDNQATCYAGLEAFLAAQPKEHLPVLALFDHEEVGSQSDHGAQSELLPTVLERITLAAGGGREDYLRRVSTSMVASGDMAHATHPNYPERHEPGHLIEVNGGPVLKVQPNLRYATDGRTAAAFAMACAQAGVPLQRYEHRADLPCGSTIGPMTAAGTGIPTVDVGAPQLAMHSARELMGAADVAAYAAALAAFLSPA; this is encoded by the coding sequence ATGTCGGCAAGTGCCAAGGGGCTATGTGAGTTCATCGACGCGTCACCTTCGCCGTTTCACGTGTGTGCGACGGCCGCGCAGCGGCTGACCGACGCCGGGTTCACCGAACTGTCCGAAGCCGACGCGTGGCCCGCCTCGGGACGCTTCTTCACGGTGCGGGCCGGATCGCTGGTCGCCTGGATCGCAGGCGACGAGGCCACGACGCCGTTTCGCATCGTCGGCGCCCACACCGACAGCCCCAATCTTCGGGTCAAGCAGCATCCCGACCGCTTCGTCGCCGGTTGGCAGATCGTGGCGCTGCAGCCCTACGGCGGGGCGTGGCTGAACTCCTGGCTGGACCGCGACCTCGGCATCAGCGGCCGGCTGTCGATCCGGGTCGGCAACACGGTCGACCACTGGCCGGTTCGCATCGACGAGCCGATCCTGCGGGTGCCTCAGCTGGCCATTCACCTGGCCGAGGACCGCAAATCGGTGTCGCTGGACCCGCAGCGGCACGTCAACGCGGTGTGGGGCGTCGGCACCGGCAGTGGGTCGTTTCTCCGGTACGTCGCCGAGCACGCAGGCGTCCCGGAAGCCGATGTGCTCGGCTACGACCTGATGACCCACGACCTGAACCCGTCGCGGCTGGTCGGCGCGAACCAGGAGCTGGTCAGCGCACCGCGGCTGGACAACCAGGCCACCTGTTATGCGGGGCTCGAAGCCTTCCTGGCCGCGCAGCCGAAGGAGCATCTTCCGGTGCTCGCCCTCTTCGACCACGAAGAGGTCGGCTCGCAGTCGGACCACGGTGCGCAGTCCGAACTGCTGCCGACGGTGCTGGAGCGCATCACGTTGGCCGCAGGCGGTGGCCGCGAGGACTACCTGCGCAGGGTGTCGACGTCGATGGTGGCCTCCGGGGACATGGCGCACGCAACGCATCCGAACTATCCCGAGCGTCACGAACCGGGGCATCTGATCGAGGTCAACGGTGGCCCGGTGCTCAAGGTGCAGCCGAACCTGCGCTACGCCACCGACGGCCGCACCGCCGCGGCGTTCGCCATGGCGTGCGCCCAGGCAGGCGTGCCGCTGCAGCGCTACGAGCATCGGGCCGACCTGCCGTGCGGGTCGACGATCGGCCCGATGACGGCGGCGGGCACCGGCATTCCCACTGTCGACGTCGGTGCGCCGCAACTGGCCATGCACTCGGCGCGGGAGCTGATGGGCGCCGCCGACGTCGCCGCCTACGCCGCGGCGCTCGCGGCCTTTTTGTCACCGGCTTGA
- a CDS encoding SDR family NAD(P)-dependent oxidoreductase, with protein sequence MTNADRARSRTFVVTGAASGIGLATARRLLAEGGTVVGTDIADPPDDLGDRFDFVAADITDEDAVGAVFAAVRGRLDGVVHCAGVAGGGPIHLLPREEWERVIRINLTGTYLVAKAALARMIEQPRIGGERGSVVTLASIEGLEGTAGGSAYNAAKGGVVLLTKNIALDYGPSGIRANAICPGFIDTPMLESVMGFEGMEGPLRSITEEHALGRRGQPEEVAAMAAFLVSLDASFVTGQAIAVDGGYTAGRDHGVVKLFGFPVD encoded by the coding sequence GTGACCAACGCTGATCGCGCGCGCTCGCGCACCTTCGTTGTGACCGGAGCCGCGTCGGGCATCGGGCTCGCCACCGCCAGGCGGCTGCTGGCCGAGGGCGGCACCGTCGTCGGAACAGACATTGCAGACCCGCCAGACGATCTCGGTGATCGCTTCGATTTCGTGGCGGCCGACATCACCGACGAAGACGCGGTCGGTGCCGTGTTCGCCGCTGTGCGTGGGCGGCTCGACGGAGTGGTGCACTGCGCAGGTGTCGCAGGCGGCGGCCCGATCCACCTGCTGCCCCGCGAGGAGTGGGAGCGGGTGATCCGGATCAATCTCACCGGGACGTACCTGGTGGCCAAGGCGGCGCTGGCCCGGATGATCGAACAGCCGCGCATCGGCGGAGAGCGCGGATCGGTGGTGACGCTCGCGAGCATCGAGGGTCTCGAAGGCACAGCGGGCGGCAGTGCGTACAACGCCGCGAAGGGCGGCGTCGTGTTGCTCACCAAGAACATCGCGCTCGACTACGGCCCGAGCGGAATCCGGGCGAATGCCATCTGCCCCGGCTTCATCGACACCCCGATGCTGGAAAGCGTGATGGGCTTCGAAGGTATGGAGGGCCCGTTGCGTTCGATCACCGAGGAGCACGCGCTGGGGCGCCGAGGGCAACCGGAGGAGGTGGCCGCGATGGCGGCTTTCCTTGTCTCCCTTGATGCCTCGTTTGTCACCGGGCAGGCGATCGCGGTCGACGGTGGCTACACGGCGGGCCGAGATCACGGCGTCGTCAAGCTGTTCGGGTTTCCCGTCGACTGA
- a CDS encoding CPBP family intramembrane glutamic endopeptidase, whose product MRPSKTRALGLAAALVGWSFAAPRVRWHPVPNASLGTGLVAITQSPLGFRPPTLWSGIRHGLAAGAVAALGIAAVSALPPVRNAMAERELPKGTARWLLLTIPVGTVWPEEAAYRAALGTVAEAAFGPTRGRLLQAAAFGLWHVVDARVTGQPVAGTVLATGAAGWVFGWLHARSGSVIAPILLHLAINEAAGLTALRVQRRARRLGSSASDQRSTG is encoded by the coding sequence ATGCGGCCCAGCAAGACTCGCGCTCTTGGTCTTGCCGCGGCACTGGTCGGCTGGAGCTTCGCCGCGCCTCGGGTGCGGTGGCATCCGGTTCCGAACGCGTCGCTGGGCACCGGCCTGGTCGCAATCACGCAGTCCCCGTTGGGTTTTCGCCCGCCCACGCTGTGGTCGGGTATCCGGCACGGGCTCGCGGCGGGTGCGGTCGCCGCGCTGGGCATCGCCGCCGTGTCGGCGCTGCCGCCGGTGCGCAACGCGATGGCCGAACGCGAATTGCCTAAGGGCACCGCCCGCTGGCTGCTGCTGACCATCCCGGTCGGCACGGTGTGGCCGGAGGAGGCCGCCTACCGGGCCGCGCTGGGCACCGTCGCGGAGGCGGCATTCGGCCCGACCCGCGGCAGGCTGCTGCAGGCGGCGGCGTTCGGCCTGTGGCACGTCGTCGACGCCCGCGTCACCGGGCAACCGGTGGCGGGCACCGTGCTGGCGACCGGCGCCGCGGGTTGGGTGTTCGGTTGGCTGCACGCGCGATCCGGCAGCGTGATCGCGCCGATTCTGCTGCACCTGGCGATCAACGAGGCCGCCGGGTTGACCGCACTTCGCGTACAACGCCGCGCGAGGCGGCTAGGGTCATCGGCCTCGGACCAGAGGAGCACCGGGTGA
- a CDS encoding Dyp-type peroxidase yields MPEPLPQPVTAPLTPAAIFLVVTIDEDGEAAVHDALPDIAGLVRAVGFRDPDKKLSVVTSIGSDAWDRLFSGPRPAELTPFIELNSGRHKAPATPGDLLFHIRANSMDMCFELAGRIVKALGAVTVVDETHGFRFFDNRDLLGFVDGTENPDGPLAVSATEIGDEDPDFAGGCYVHVQKYLHDMSAWDALSVTEQELVIGRSKLEDIEMDDDVKPANSHIALNVIEDDDGNELKIVRHNMPFGEIGKGEYGTYFIGYSRTAAVTERMLRNMFIGDPPGNTDHILEFSTAITGGKFFTPIVDFLNDPPPLPDSEPAEDQPDVAVAPVGTNGSLAIGSLKGIRQ; encoded by the coding sequence GTGCCCGAGCCACTGCCACAACCGGTAACGGCGCCGCTGACACCGGCAGCCATCTTCCTCGTGGTCACCATCGACGAGGACGGCGAGGCCGCGGTGCACGACGCGCTGCCCGACATCGCGGGGTTGGTGCGCGCGGTCGGCTTCCGCGACCCGGACAAGAAGTTGTCGGTGGTCACCTCGATCGGCTCCGACGCGTGGGACCGGTTGTTCTCCGGTCCTCGGCCTGCCGAGCTGACACCGTTCATCGAACTAAACAGCGGCCGCCACAAGGCTCCCGCGACGCCCGGCGATCTGCTGTTTCACATCCGGGCGAACTCGATGGATATGTGCTTCGAGTTGGCGGGCCGGATCGTCAAGGCGTTGGGGGCGGTGACGGTCGTCGACGAGACACACGGTTTCCGGTTCTTCGACAACCGCGATCTGCTCGGCTTCGTCGACGGCACCGAGAATCCGGACGGGCCACTCGCGGTGTCGGCCACCGAGATCGGCGACGAGGACCCCGACTTCGCCGGCGGCTGCTACGTCCACGTGCAGAAGTATCTGCACGACATGTCGGCGTGGGACGCACTGTCGGTCACCGAGCAGGAACTGGTGATTGGGCGCAGCAAGCTCGAGGACATCGAGATGGACGACGATGTGAAGCCGGCCAACTCGCACATCGCGCTGAACGTGATCGAGGACGACGACGGCAACGAACTCAAGATCGTCAGGCACAACATGCCGTTCGGCGAGATCGGCAAGGGCGAGTACGGAACGTATTTCATCGGCTACTCGCGCACGGCCGCGGTGACCGAGCGGATGCTGCGCAACATGTTCATCGGTGATCCGCCGGGGAACACCGACCACATCCTCGAGTTCTCGACGGCGATCACCGGCGGTAAGTTCTTCACGCCGATCGTCGACTTCCTCAATGATCCACCGCCGCTTCCGGATTCGGAACCTGCAGAAGACCAACCAGATGTCGCTGTTGCGCCCGTCGGCACCAACGGGTCGCTGGCGATCGGCAGCCTGAAAGGAATTCGTCAATGA
- a CDS encoding alpha/beta-hydrolase family protein: MTGAVKERHPLLVWAWSLVHLDFTGVAVGALFFCLSLTPSLLPRDWLFQGLIGGLNAAIGYGIGAFLEKMVRRFVLRRRDWWPPSKRVMYAVKTVVVAGSVSACVLMMIPAAAWQRQVSSVMGMEGPNTLGYMRTLIIALAVAAVCVAVSRVLLDVIKTMARFLIRRWHLHDEMALFIGTAIVVVLAVTLINGVLVRGFLAGANRVFQPQNTTTRAGIVQPLQPERSGSPASYAPWDTLGYQGRNFVATGPHVDELTRLNGRPAKEPIRVYVGLNTAEDDESRMAVLLSELERTGAFDRKLLVIIPTTGTGWINPVAARAIEMMYNGDTALVGSQYSFLPSWISFLGDKEKSMRSGRMMIDAIHQRWTQLPADRRPKLVLYGESLGSMAGQGAFGWLPDISRMGFSSVLWVGPPNASPMWRGLIARRDPGTTEVEPRYDNGRTVRFSQGIDANEIHDDTMAPWEGTRVLFLQHPSDPIVWWSENLLFTRPDWLREPPGRDRTASMRWYPIITFWQVAADMTNASSVPGGHGHNYGDFVLDGWAAVTPPDGWTQHDTERIRIALQKTESEDGPEY; the protein is encoded by the coding sequence GTGACCGGGGCGGTCAAAGAACGACATCCGCTACTCGTCTGGGCGTGGAGCCTGGTCCACCTCGACTTCACCGGGGTGGCCGTCGGCGCGCTGTTCTTCTGCCTCTCGTTGACCCCGTCGCTGCTGCCGCGTGACTGGTTGTTCCAAGGCTTGATCGGGGGCCTGAACGCGGCGATCGGCTACGGCATCGGCGCGTTCCTGGAAAAGATGGTGCGGCGCTTCGTGTTGCGCCGACGGGACTGGTGGCCACCGTCGAAACGGGTGATGTACGCGGTGAAGACGGTCGTCGTCGCGGGTTCGGTGTCGGCGTGTGTGTTGATGATGATCCCCGCGGCAGCGTGGCAGCGTCAGGTCTCGTCGGTGATGGGCATGGAGGGCCCGAACACGCTGGGGTACATGCGCACCCTGATCATCGCACTGGCGGTCGCCGCGGTGTGCGTGGCTGTGTCGCGAGTGCTGCTCGACGTGATCAAAACCATGGCCCGGTTCTTGATCCGACGTTGGCATCTGCACGACGAGATGGCGCTGTTCATCGGTACCGCCATCGTGGTGGTGCTGGCCGTGACGCTGATCAACGGCGTCCTGGTGCGCGGTTTCCTGGCAGGCGCGAACCGGGTGTTCCAGCCGCAGAACACCACCACCCGTGCGGGCATCGTGCAGCCGCTGCAGCCTGAAAGATCGGGCAGCCCAGCGTCATACGCGCCGTGGGACACGCTGGGCTACCAGGGCCGTAATTTCGTGGCCACCGGCCCGCACGTGGACGAGTTGACCCGGTTGAACGGCAGGCCCGCCAAGGAACCGATCCGCGTGTACGTCGGGTTGAACACCGCCGAGGACGACGAGAGCCGAATGGCGGTGCTGCTGAGCGAACTCGAACGCACCGGCGCATTCGACCGCAAGCTGCTCGTCATCATCCCGACCACCGGCACCGGATGGATCAACCCCGTCGCCGCGCGGGCGATCGAGATGATGTACAACGGCGACACCGCGCTGGTCGGATCGCAGTATTCCTTTCTGCCCAGCTGGATTTCTTTCCTCGGCGACAAAGAGAAGTCCATGCGGTCCGGACGGATGATGATCGACGCCATCCACCAACGGTGGACGCAGTTACCCGCCGACCGCAGGCCGAAGCTGGTGCTCTACGGCGAAAGCCTCGGATCGATGGCCGGGCAGGGCGCATTCGGCTGGCTGCCCGACATCTCGCGGATGGGCTTCTCGTCGGTGCTGTGGGTCGGTCCGCCCAACGCGAGCCCGATGTGGAGGGGCCTCATCGCCCGCCGCGACCCGGGCACCACCGAGGTGGAGCCGCGGTACGACAACGGCCGCACGGTGCGGTTCTCACAAGGTATCGACGCCAACGAGATCCACGACGACACGATGGCGCCGTGGGAGGGCACCCGGGTGCTGTTCCTGCAGCATCCGTCGGACCCGATCGTGTGGTGGTCGGAGAATCTGCTGTTCACCCGGCCCGACTGGCTGAGGGAGCCGCCGGGCCGGGACCGGACCGCGTCGATGCGCTGGTATCCGATCATCACCTTCTGGCAGGTCGCGGCCGACATGACGAATGCGTCGTCGGTGCCAGGTGGGCACGGCCACAACTACGGCGACTTCGTGCTCGACGGCTGGGCGGCCGTCACCCCGCCGGACGGCTGGACCCAGCACGACACCGAACGCATCCGCATCGCGCTGCAGAAGACTGAGTCCGAAGACGGGCCCGAATACTGA
- a CDS encoding VOC family protein, whose amino-acid sequence MTLNVESITFDTTDPDTAAQWWAQAAGGQLTPYVAGEYVAVERQPEPKLLFQKVADPTPGKNKIHLDFTAADVEAEVQRLVDLGAKETGRHSLGPVSWVVLADPEGNAFCVTSSAD is encoded by the coding sequence ATGACACTCAACGTGGAATCGATCACGTTCGACACCACTGACCCGGACACCGCGGCCCAGTGGTGGGCGCAGGCTGCCGGCGGACAGTTAACCCCTTATGTCGCAGGCGAATACGTCGCCGTCGAACGCCAGCCGGAGCCCAAGTTGCTGTTCCAGAAAGTCGCGGACCCGACGCCGGGGAAGAACAAGATCCACCTCGACTTCACCGCTGCCGACGTCGAGGCGGAAGTGCAGCGGCTGGTCGATCTCGGCGCCAAGGAGACCGGACGGCACAGCCTGGGCCCGGTCTCGTGGGTGGTGCTGGCCGACCCGGAGGGCAACGCGTTCTGCGTCACGTCCTCTGCTGACTAA
- a CDS encoding thiamine pyrophosphate-requiring protein translates to MGQTVADFLLARLREWGVEQVFGYPGDGINGIVAAFGDADNQPRFVQARHEEMAAFAATGYAKFSGDVGVCLATSGPGAIHLLNGLYDAKLDHTPVVAIVGQTARSAMGGSYQQEVDLQTLFKDVASDYLVEVNVASQLPNAIDRAIRTARARRAPTAVVIPSDLQEEPYEPPAHAFKQVPSSGPHDVEPLASADPVAISLAADILNAGSRVAILVGQGARGAATEIHEVAERTGAGVAKALLGKDVLTDDLPYVTGAIGLLGTRASYELMRDCDTLLIVGSNFPYSQFLPEYGKARAVQIDIDGANIGMRYPTEVNIVADAKTALAELLPLLNRKTERSWRDTVEGNVARWWQTVERQVMLSAKPVNPMRVVWELSSRLPADAIVTGDSGSSTNWYARCLRFGPGMRGSLSGTLATMGPAVPYAIGAKYAHPDRPVVALVGDGAMQMNGLAELLTVRRYWQQWSDPRLVVCVFHNNDLSHVTWELRAMGGAPKFEESQTLPEVSYADVARAMGLTAIAVDDPEQLGAAWDQALSAGEPVVLDVRTDPEVPPIPPHATYDEMKSMAEAILKGDPNGWHVVGELAKNKAAELVTRVGLSRGSS, encoded by the coding sequence ATGGGTCAAACCGTTGCTGATTTCCTGCTCGCCCGCCTGCGCGAATGGGGGGTCGAGCAGGTCTTCGGCTATCCGGGCGACGGCATCAACGGGATCGTCGCCGCGTTCGGCGATGCCGACAACCAGCCGCGGTTCGTGCAGGCACGCCACGAGGAGATGGCGGCGTTCGCGGCCACCGGTTATGCGAAGTTCTCCGGCGACGTCGGCGTCTGCCTCGCCACCTCGGGACCCGGTGCGATTCACCTGCTCAACGGGCTCTACGACGCCAAGCTCGACCACACGCCCGTCGTGGCCATCGTCGGCCAGACGGCGCGCAGCGCGATGGGCGGCAGCTATCAGCAGGAAGTCGACCTGCAGACCCTGTTCAAGGACGTGGCCAGCGACTACCTGGTCGAGGTCAACGTCGCCAGCCAGTTACCGAACGCCATCGACAGGGCGATTCGGACCGCGCGCGCTCGCAGGGCACCGACCGCTGTGGTGATCCCGTCGGATCTGCAGGAGGAGCCGTACGAACCGCCCGCGCACGCGTTCAAACAGGTGCCGTCGAGCGGTCCGCACGACGTCGAACCGCTGGCCTCCGCCGACCCTGTCGCGATCTCGCTCGCGGCCGACATCCTCAACGCCGGTTCGCGGGTGGCCATCCTCGTCGGCCAGGGCGCCCGCGGGGCGGCCACCGAAATCCACGAAGTGGCCGAACGCACCGGAGCGGGTGTCGCCAAGGCGCTGCTGGGCAAGGACGTGCTCACCGATGATCTGCCCTACGTCACGGGAGCGATCGGCCTGCTCGGCACCAGGGCGAGCTATGAGCTGATGCGCGACTGCGACACGCTGCTGATCGTCGGCTCCAACTTCCCCTACAGCCAGTTCCTGCCCGAGTACGGCAAGGCCAGAGCCGTGCAGATCGACATCGACGGCGCCAACATCGGCATGCGCTACCCCACCGAGGTCAACATCGTGGCCGACGCCAAAACCGCTCTCGCCGAACTACTTCCGTTGCTGAACCGGAAGACGGAGCGGTCTTGGCGGGACACCGTCGAGGGCAACGTCGCGCGCTGGTGGCAGACCGTGGAACGCCAGGTGATGCTGTCGGCCAAGCCGGTGAATCCGATGCGGGTGGTGTGGGAGCTGTCGAGCCGGCTGCCCGCCGACGCGATCGTCACCGGCGACTCCGGTTCGTCGACCAACTGGTACGCGCGGTGCCTGCGGTTCGGGCCGGGGATGCGCGGTTCGCTGTCGGGGACGTTGGCCACCATGGGTCCGGCGGTGCCGTACGCGATCGGCGCCAAGTACGCCCACCCGGACCGCCCGGTGGTGGCCTTGGTGGGCGACGGCGCGATGCAGATGAACGGGCTGGCCGAACTGCTCACCGTCCGCAGGTACTGGCAGCAGTGGTCGGATCCGCGGCTGGTGGTGTGCGTGTTCCACAACAACGACCTGTCGCACGTCACGTGGGAGCTGCGGGCGATGGGCGGCGCACCGAAATTCGAGGAGTCGCAGACCCTGCCCGAGGTGTCCTACGCCGACGTGGCACGCGCGATGGGGTTGACGGCGATCGCCGTCGACGACCCGGAGCAGCTTGGCGCGGCGTGGGACCAGGCGCTGTCAGCAGGCGAGCCCGTCGTGCTCGACGTGCGCACGGATCCGGAGGTGCCACCCATCCCGCCGCACGCCACCTACGACGAGATGAAGTCGATGGCCGAGGCCATCCTCAAGGGCGACCCGAACGGTTGGCATGTGGTCGGCGAACTCGCGAAGAACAAGGCCGCTGAACTCGTCACCCGCGTGGGTTTGTCCAGGGGCAGCTCTTAG